The genomic stretch CTTTTAAGTTCAAAATCCTAAGGGAAGATGAGCATCCCCCATGGGGTGACCAATCCCTGGGGTAACTAAATCACATCAAAGAAACTATAGTAACTAGAGTAACTATATCgtaccagaggaaaaaaacaactccAAAACCTCTAAGCAAACAAACCAGACCCCCAGAACAACACCCAAATGCTGTAACAATTCCAGACGACTTTTATCAGGCTCAGacataattaatttaaaagatgAGCTGAAATGCTCCGTGACAGCTCACAGTAACTGTTACTAGCAGGATACCACACTGGTAACAGCTTCCATCTATTGCTGAAGAGTAATCTGGAGCCTTCATTTCTTACCTTTGCATGGAGACCTTAAATAAAGAGGTGGGAACTTGCAGTTAACttaaaaaaagacacaaaaagccccaaattaaacaaaacataAGAGACATTTCCATGTAACTCACACCAAGTAAAATATAATTAACTTTCAAACACTTCAAGCACTTGAGGACATTGGCTTCTTCATTAGGTTTAAGCATTCATTTCTTAAGACACTTCCATGGAATCTGCTgtgaaaatacttctttttaaagCAGACAATTTTTTTGACAGGCACAAGAAAATCTGTTCGATTCCTTATGAATTAATGTATTTCTACTTGTTTGTAATTTATGACTACTTTTGCTAGCATTTACACATTCTATTACTACCACTACAGGCAGCTGCCAAGCAGCAAGAGGTTTCTGGTGACTGAAATTTTATTGTTTAATATACAGTTGAACTTTAACAAAACAAAGTTTCTTTACAATATGCAGTTTATTTAAACTATATTATGAGAATGCTCAAGTTACTCACATCGTAAAAAACTTAAATCCATCAAAAATTCTTACCTATATTAATAAATTTCATATTAAGCaagaattaataaatatttttaggtGACAATATACACTTAGCAAGTATTCTATAAACAGGTTATACCACTCTGGTTTGGAACATGAGAACTATAAAAGTTTGAAAAAGTCATCTGTGTATCACTTCTGCAGATTTGATATCTGCATTCAAAAGTAAAACAAGTCACATCAATTACCACTTgtattctattttaaaatatatcttgaaaataaattattgtaaCCAATGCCTAAAGTGAACAGGTGACCACCCATGTAACAAGATcaactaaaataaataatttacaaTAAAAATTGTTGCTAGCACAAAATCATCATACAAAAACAATTATTGCATATAgctctgcacagaaaaaaatagcttttctcATAGCAATGTGAACTGCTATAGATGCTACATCTATACTACCATCCTCTTTTAGCTGAAAACTGTAAACAGCTAATTTTGTGCTAGAGCTACAAAAGTATTATAtgtattcatttaaaaaaatacttagaATAAGTTTATCTCCAACTAATACTAATTTCTAAGAAACTTCAAATCTTAAGAATCGTCACCTAAAAATCAGTTTGTCAACTTGTAatttcccatttatttttaatttgaaatacaAGCTAATTCTTCAGAGATAGTGTTTATCCTTAAAAAAGGGGAATTAAGGAAGTTTGGGATGGTTAAAGAGGTCAGAATTAAAATAGGAGGCTAAATAGCAGTGAgcccccccttttcccttcaAAGCTCAGGAATTTGCCAGGTCCACTGAAGTGGCACACCAAAAGTTACTGTCACTGTCTCTAGATCTGAAAACACCAGCTGGAAGTAACTCAGTCCTTTCGTACTCTTCTTTTGCGCACTGATTTAAGTGGATTATCTCCCATTCCTTCATCAGCTTCtttcttctagaaaaaaaataaattcagcatTAACATTGTAAACCTATTTTAATTATTGAAACTGGCATGCTACATTATTCCTCCTCCTGAACCCCCCAGTCATTTTATCACTAAATGCAGCACTTAAGTGATAGGACATTTTTTTCCACGCTACTAATCTAATGATTAATAAAATGGGTAGAAGACTTTTCATTTCTATATTCAGAAGGAAGAGAATACTATGTCTAAACTGATTTCAGAAATTTGGTTTTGCCCATGTCTTTGCTGGTTTAAAAGTGGTGAtgacttttaaattaatttagaaaCTTCCTTAAAGTGCACCTTTTGCTAATTTTAATTTCCACTTCTGAAGGAAGacacatttaaaacattttaactgTTCCCTTTGGAGAGCTACAAATAGAGCAAACTGTCCTTAAATCAGACGGGTTGTTCCCAGTTTAAAAGCAATGGGCTTACGGAGGCACAGGAAAAGCCTTTCCAATGAGAAATCCATTCTCAGACCATGCATTGCTTCCTCACTTTCCTGCATCACCTAATGGCAGGTACCTCTTTTAGAAGGAACAACTCACAGAATGTGGCCCAGCCTGAGTGAGGACATGGGGTACATGATGTGTTCCAGCCAACTCACAACAGAAACACCTATATGCTGAAAATACTCAGAGTAAAGCAAGCCATGGCCTCACTGTGACACTGTGTAATGCCACATACACATTCAGAGCTTGCTATTATTTTCACAAGGAATCATGTGACTCTTAGCAGGGTTCAGCAGACACTGTATTCCTGGGTGAAtgtacaaggaaaagaaaacttctTACAGGAACAAGAGGAAGTATAGAATAAGGGGTAATTAATGAAGAATTTTAGTGCTGAAACAATGCAATCTCATGCAAGGTACAGCTTCCTAGAAAGTTTTACGTGAAAAGGAGTTAACATTACATTAAACAACGCCCTTAACCTGGAAAGTGACTCCTTTAGGGAGTGACAAGCACAAGATGACCAATGGGTGGATCTAAAGTGCTTCAGACACACCAGTTTCTAAATGAAAGAATAATGAGCAGTTGACAAAcaagaaaagcacaaattcCATTCTACAATGATACTTTATGAGAAACATTTTGTAGAATATCTGGATGACTGGATTAATCTGcacaagaaaaatgaaactgcAGATGCTGTGTTCAAAAACAGTATTGTCATTTTGCTTAAAAACTtattttggaataaaaaaacaaaaaatgtaacTGGAAAACTTACAGTTTTTCTAGGTCTCAGGAAAAGGCTATTCAGTTGGAAGCACATGTTCTATGAATTAAGAAGCACAGTGAAAACTGACCAATCTGCTGCAGCATCCAAATTTTCAAGACTTGCAGTTTATTTAATAATCTGTTAAAAACTATACTTCTGTAAAAACATTTCATGTTTAGGGAGCTGCCTGAACACTTCTGTACTAATACCTGTATTTATGCAGAGTATTTGAGGTGTCAAACTCAAAGGAAAACTTATTTCTACCTCAGGATTTGTTTTATGGctcaacagaagaaaaacacttgTTTTAGGTAACTGGGCTTAATTAGAAGTATGATGTCAGACAATGGTGAGGAGAAAGTAGGGAAAAATGCAAACTTACCTCATCTTCTGAATCAGATTTATTTGACCTATCACCTTCCTGACTTCCATCTccaatttcattttcttcttcatcaTCATAAATAAGTTCTGgaacttcattttcttcttcatcaTCATAAGTATCTTCCCCACCTTCACCTTCATCTTCTGCAGAAGGAGTTGATTTTACTTCGTAAACAGAACTGTATTACAAATACACTATATCCAGACATATTAGTAAGGAAAATAAGCCAATTTCAGTCCTAGAATGAAATGCTTGTTTAGAATAACCCATAAAAACATCTCTGTGATACAGAGAATAGAATTCTCATTAATTAGTAGCAAGTGGTAACTGTCAGATTTAATAACCAATTTCAACAGCTCCAACTTTGCCTCTTCTCATAATAGCCCATACTGTCTTCAGACTTGTTACTGACTTAAAGGACTTGATTTACTTTACTTTAAAACTAGTTATTGTATTGGACAGTTTTGAGAGCACAGTCCAAAACAGGACAACTCAGGCATCCCAACTCTGACTAAATTCTGACTTAGATGGGGAAGTACAATATTGCAGTTAATCAGTTATCCAGCATGGGAGACACCTACGTCCTAAGGGTACTCCCCTTTTCAACAGGGAATTTTTCTGGCATACTGTTTTGACTGAGGGATAAGCAGCTCTTTACTTCCCCCCCTTCTTGTGCATTTTTGCAATGCAGAAAGTAGTCAGAAAAGAATGTACTCCCCTTAGCTCACTCCAAGAATGTCCAGCTTGCACTACTACTGCACTACCAGTATCCTTTGCAATACTTTCTATCAAGAGTAAACAAGAAATCTTAAATCTGACAGAAGGATATACATTAGCATTTTAAAACTTAACAGTCTGCCAGTGGCTTATTTAAAAACAGCAGTGAATTAGTGCTCAATTCTGTCCTTATCAGGTCACACCTACATCTCATAAGCACCACTTAGGtatgaaaaaaacaggaaaaaccaaaaacaaataCCAAAAAACTGTACCCACACCCAAATTCTTACTGTTATATTTCAGTTAAACTGAAACAAAAGTATCCATACAAATTTAGAATGTAGTCATATATAACACGAGACTCTCCTGATTCTTGGTGATGAAAATCTAGAAATACctcatttattaaaatatttgagaCTTCTGTAGAACTACCAAGAATTTTGGCTGCAGTATAGCTATAAATTGAGCCAAACAGAGCTTCACTAATTGGTATGAACTAAGAAGTTAGTTTTGCCATCTATCAATATACCTGGTACATGTCTACAATATGGCTCCATTTCTATTATCAAAAGGAGATATATGACCAAATAATGAAGATCATGGTTTAAGAAAGATGTGGACAAAGATCTGTGTCCTAAAAATATGCTCTTAATAGAAGAGCTTGGCAGAAATTCACAAAGCCTTTGTTCCTATTCTAATGAAGAGATTGGAAATGATAAATGATGTAAATCCAGCTCCTCCCGTAAGTACCTTTTTCCATAGAgaggaaaaagccccaaacaaaaatatttcagacatCAGAAGCTGTAAAACTCAGAAGTGGACAACTATACtacttaaaattattattttaaatttaatcaaATAGTAATTTAAGCATTATTTCATATAAATAAATGTAGAACTTGACAAATAAGGTTCAGACTGTGCCCCTGAAATTCCATTTTGTGGTAACATTCTTTTACTTCCTGCAGTATCTTTCTAGAGGTCAAGGAAAGCAAGGAGACAAAGCAGACAATTAGACAATGCCACAAAAATTAACACAGAACTAAGTAAAACCGTAAATCCCATGGACAATGCCCTTCAAGAAGTACTCTGCCAGCAACTCATTGTCACTGGTGTCAAAGAAATCTCCAAGTGTTTCTAAAATTTGATATTGTGCCACacttcctttttgtttcttttttaaatggtCCCATGATACAGTGCAGATCTCAAGTCATTCAGTATTCCACAGCTCAAACTCCCATTGCCTTCAACTCCAAAAAAACAAAGGAGGAGATAATGACTATGAAAGAACCGTAAAAATCATAAGGAGAAAAAGGTACTAGTGGAAAATATTTATGACTACAGATACCATAGGGAGAAATCTCAGAGGAAACTTGCATCTGCACCTGATGGAAGCTGGCATCCACCAGCTTGAAGTTCTACAATCAACaaggaagcagagggaagaaaacagGAGAGACCCGCTTGCGAGTCCTGGCCCAAATTGCTTCCCTTTCTCAGTACCTGAAATAGGAGCCTCCCTTCCCATCTTCTTTGTATCCTTTATAAGCTCTCTTTTTGTCTCCTccatttctcttctctctgtaGCAAAAAGAATCAGGAAAAGGAGGCAGAAGATAAATTCTCTGATGCTTTCAGATATGAAGAGGCAAAAGAGCAATAGAAGAAAAGGGAAGGTTTCAACCTGAAAGTGTAAAAGGTGGCAGGAAGCTAAGGGAAGCTAGGCAATTCTTCTTAAAGCTAGAAAGCATGAAGTCATATGACAGCAAAATGTAATCCTTCCCTCTGAAGCCTAGAATTAATTGGAAAACCCTGGAATAGTCATACAAAAGCTAGCTAGGTTAGTTTTACTCTGTGTTCTGTTTAGTAACTAAAAGTAAAGGTCTAAAATAGAACTTACCTTTACAACATCACAAACAGCCATTCCAAGTACAATTTAAGAAAGTTGTAAGAGCTGAACAGTGTTCCTCTGCAGTTTCCTGGACCTTATTTCTAACATTGAAACACACACTTTAGTGTATTATTTATTAAGTGATGTGTTGTACTTAACTAAATTAACTGACTGACTTAACAGAAGAATATCGGAATTGAGGAATGGCAGCCTTGCAACAGCAGCATATTAGGTACAAACTATCTGTGATCTGCATCAAGACTGGGTAGAATAAAATAGAGTCTGTAATTCAGGAGCAAAGATCAGGTAGAGTAGAGTAAgatcaaaaggaaaaacatagGAAGATACAATGCTGAAATCACGTACCTACAATTTAAGCTAAAGTAAAGAATATATGTAGCATAACCAGAGTAATTAAGTGCTTTGGTTAAGGCTCTCCAATAGCAAGGCAGACAAAGTTTGGTGTGGCAAGCACTGTGCCAAAAATGTACTCAATTCTGTCAGTACTGGCATGGGAACTGCTGATGCTGAGTAAACTTTTAAGTCATACAGACAGAAGTCATCAGCACTCATGGAACATGGTGCAAAGACAGACAAAACCCACCAAGTTTCAGTCAGTAATACAAAGTGATGTCAGTACCAAGACAAAAAGCCCAGCAAAACATGAATGTCTGCTATGTCTCTAATTATCCATGCCAGTCCCATGTCACTTTCTTTGTTCTCACCATGGAAGAGCGAAATAAGAGGCAGAATCTTGCAGAGTTCTGAAGCCAAAATCTTTCTCATGAAAGTCAAGATAGTGCACTGTAAGTTAGGTGCTTTGGTTTTTATTCATTATACAGACACAGGAAAATGCTAACAGCACCTCAAAGCTAATAAGCTGAATAGTACTCAGTACTTTTTTCATACAGTAACATAGGATGATTTTATCCTTGGATGCTGAAGTACAGCTCAACGTACTGAGTCATTAATTTCTCCCCTGGGCAGTAGGACACACCTCTGGAGGCATGCAACAGGCTGCTAAAAAGCAAcataaaggaagctgcagatTTCAGTATTTCAAGCCTACTTTATTGTCAGGCTTTAAGAAGAATAACTGAAATCAGTGACCAACAGAATAGTATAACCCTCCCAGAGAGGCATAAGCAGATTTATGTTAGAGACTTAAAGCTATTCCAGACACATTTTAAAGACAATAAAGTGACTTTGACTGCTTCAGGTACTAGTATCTGAATAATTAAAATGTGCTCAATATAGGAAATATTTAGAAGGGATAAAATATGTATCATTGTCTACAAACATAAAAAATAGTGTTGGAAGCATGCTCATTTcttgaaagtgaaaaaatactGAGTAGAACCTTACTTTCTGCTTATATTCATCAGAGCTATTAGCCATGGATGCCACTCACTGGAAGTTAtcaaagaggaagaaaggcTCAGAGCAAAGCACATTTCACACAGTCTAAGATAACAGGTTGCAATTATTGGCAATGCAATCCATGAACTAGTTCTATTCGTGTCTTTAACCAAACTGCAAGCTGACACACTCATCTTACCATCTTCACTAgtatcttcattttctttttcctcttctagtTCATCGTCTTCATACTTCTCTGTCTCTTCTTTTAGTTCTTCCTTTGTAATTTGCTTAGATACATCAGTTTTTTTGAAGTCAATATATTCATCTGATTTCTACAACAAATTAAAAATCTATTTATATTTCAATTCCAATTAAGAATTAAACAGGCACTGTAAGCTAAGTAATACCAATGGCACATTAAAAGTACAAATTGTTGCACAGATGCTCAAGAATTTCCAAATAAAGTATTAagaataaaaccaaataaaaatatagTAAATTTCACTAACCTTTCCTGGCCAGCAGAACAACACACTTAGACCAACAGGAAGAGCTAAAGTCAAGATGTAAAGAACCCAGAGCCATGGATGTTCTTCTGCAGCAGTCACCAATTGACTAAACATACCaggctgtatttaaaaaaaaatatttaaaagaattgCATTTACTTCCCTCTCAACACTTAAGTTGAGAAGTTCATGAAGTGTACTGTATACATTTATGTTGTGCAAAACCCTTCTTTACCTTTGCATTTTAATGACTACAACAATATTGCATTTCAATATTTGTAAAGCAGCAACTCTACATATTGCAAATAAATGGCAGGTGTTGAGTAAGAATGAACAGATGTAGAACTCCAAACATACCAGACTGGCCACAACTCAACTTTGTAAAGTCACATTTGGAGTCTCGGCAACCTCATACTTTACACCCTTCCCAGCTACTCTATTTTTCCAGCACACTGTGCCAACTCAGCTGAAAGCTCCCAAAGCATCAAGAACATGAGGGCAGCAGTTCCTGAGGAGCAATGCTGGCTCTACCTGTAGTACCACCTTCTCTCCTTTGACAGCCAATTATTCAGGGAGTAAATTGTCCTCCCAGCCTAGCTCTGACTTATACAGTAGAGACACTTAGGCAAGTGCCTGGTGCATCTCTGGAAGAGGTACATcagtgtaggaacccagagtgccgagaatatttctctgcctgttttgaagggttcttacccccctgaacaacactgttttaacctccaaccttggaaaaaattaccaacaatcagacaaaaactagaaaatacagtggtgtgaattaggtgatagactactatgtaagattgtcaaagggtgaaaaatttagaagttttgggcttctctttgtagtaaatagataagagtaaaaaatatcaaaatggaggattgttgttgttctctaaaccttcttctccttcttctactactccatgttctgcagtaaaagtagtttggaatgactggatagagaattccgcagttcctgcctgtgttactgaataattagtaggaaagtgaaaataatatacatttttagtaactattggttgaattatctttaaaaggccgtGTAAATCTTGATACTACAAGACAGAAAACCTATCAGAGTTATTCAGCAAAATTATTAATTGCAGACAAATTAATATTCTGTCAGCACTGACAGAAAATTATTCCAACACCACAGCTTCCTCACTACTTTCTACTATCAAGAACATAGTAAAGTTTATACCTCATTAGCACTTGCTACTAACTTCTTCAAGCCCCAGCTATCTGCTGCCCAGCGATCTGCTACTTCTTTTTCTGAACATATGATGAAGTTATCAAAGTAGATATCAGATGTCATAGACCAGAGTTCTAAACCAATAGCACTGACAGTGGTCATCTTGAAGGGGTGAAGATCTTCAAAATAGTCTGGGTTTGGTATTTTCCGAGGGCTCCAGATTCCCTGTTAATGGAAACAAATGTAATCACATTACCTATAGATCACCAAAAGAACAACTTgtgaaagagattttaaaataataagaacttttatttaaaaagacaaGCAGTAGTTCTACCTACCTAAAACAGAACTGGAAATAGCCTACAGGATTTTGGCAGATGGGTCTCAGTTTTATGGCTTAGTGATTTTTCttcagtgatttttcttttttactgtaGAGGTTACAGTAATAACTGACTCTAACCAGAAGTGCTAGAGAAAATTTTAGGGAAGGAAAATTCAGCCTTATGATACCTGTGCAAATTAGAGCCAAGTTGTGTTTGCAAACCTGCTTAGGATCTTACCCTCAGAGACATCAGAGTCAAGTACTCCCCAGCCGTAACTAATACAAAATAACTCTCTTTAATATCCAGCCAATTGCTTCTTATATTTGGAGGGGATGAAGAGAATTTAATTATCCAAAATTGATGCTTCCTCTAAAACTGAACTAGTAAGGCGATCTGCTTACTGAAAGGcttcattttttaatataaaaaaaatattaattcaaaATACTCACACTTAAAACGCCAATGTAATTCAGAATACAATTCCAAAGACCATATTAAATAAATGGTACCAATGCAAATTGTACAAAAGGCAACTTTAAACAGAGAAATTGTTTTAATATAGGAAGCATTACGGTTTCCCAATAtacttaaagggaaaaaaaagcaaaagcaaaaaaaaaaaatctcaaattagTGAGGGTATTCAGACTTActctaaaatataaatatactgtaaaaaaacctaaattaataTAAAACTGTGACTTGCTTGCTCTGCTGAACTCTGTATCTTTTAGCAATGACCTACAATTTGGCTATTACCTGATAGTTAGGATTATCTATCATAGGTGCTCTCCATTTTCCTTtatattttgggttatttttcatGGGACGCACCCACTCTCCACAACCAGGTGCAGTCTCACACTTTGGATTAGGGATCTGAGGGGCTTCCCACTCTCCATCCATTTCTTCATccctagagagaaaaaaaaattacaaacaaCTGATTTAAGGTCAGTCAGGTGTCAAACATTGGCAGCCTGAAGTGAAGGTCCCTGTATATTGTTGTAACAACCTCAGAACTCTGGGCAGCTCACAGAACTTTACCCAACAGTATAAACGCTTTTTTTAAGGAGTGCTACACCTTTTTATTTAAAGGTCACATGTGCATAACTACCACAGCATGACTGACTTCAGTTACATTCCTGCCTCTGCAGACAGCTTGAAACACTTCTAGCCAGGATGCTTAGAGATCCCTTTGAGACTTACATTATGATTTAAAATTATCAACTTAAACTATAGCAAATAGTCAAACGGGTCCTTCATATTCTGGTGTTGCTTATGTATCTTCAGAAAACAGAAGGCAAGGACAAATTCATGTTTTTATAGACGCAGTCCCCCACACCAACAAATATTTGGCCATACCTTACACATTCCAGCTTCCTCTCTCAAAAGACAATGAGATTTGGACTGACTTCCACAACTAATAATCTGCCACAGAACAGTCTTATCTACAAGACACATTAACAACCTGCACTTACCAGTCCTTTGGTTTTCTTGCATTAGGGTCTGGAACATACTGTGGTTCATCATCAAGCCACCCCTCAGGCTTAACAGCATCAGGATCTTCTATTTTGGCAGGTTCATCTTCATCCCTTCAATTACAGACTTATGTTAGAAAATACAGCAGCCTGACTTTGGACCAATGTTCTGTTCAGAGGACTACAACTGGCATGAAAGGGATGATTTTCAAAATCACAACAGAATTGGACTCGCTGATCATGAACATTAGACATATAATTATCTGCTTATAAATATCTATTAATTTACATTGTTTTACAGTGCGATTTAGACCAGATATTGCTGATATCAAGTGGCAGGTGTCAGTCTTCCCATTGAGTTTTTCCCTACTCTTCCCGAGTTACCATAAGAACAGTAGCTCACACAAAAGTAGAAATGCATTGCAAATTAAGACTTTATAGTAGCAAAAGCTTCTTATTCAGGTGTAGCAATCTTAGTTATGAATTGCAACCATGCAGAGTACAAAATCAGCAAATAACAATTTTTATTTGTCTCCTTAGAACATGACCCGATCCTTATACCCACCTCAATTATGTTTTCAAACTTCAGTGCTTTTAAGTGAAATGCATTCCAATTGTCATTAGcaaaccccaaaataaaaccagtcaaatctttcaaataaataacatgtatgtaaaagaaattttaaattaaaaataaataacatttaaataaaaatgttctcCTTACCAGTCATCTGGTTTGACAGCATTTGGATCAGGTATTTTTGGTCTCTCATCCCAATCATCAGGCTTCTTATCAGTAGGATCCTCTATTTCTTTGGAAGGATTTACTGGAGGAATCATATTCTCAAGAAGATTTCCTTTACTGACAACTGTTTGGTCGATTAATATTTCAAATGTGTCATCTGGTTTTAGCACTAAATAGAAGAAATTTATATTAAAGAAATAAGGGAGCCATTTTATTTTACCAATATATTTAACCCAAACTATAGAATAAGCACAGACTTAGTCAAATAACAGCAGACAGGATCCTCACTAGCAGAGGAGACAGACTCCTCACTCAAGCACTGGATCTGGACACAAAACATTGCCCTCGAGGGGATCTATGACCTGAATCAGGCCCCCAAAAATGAAACTTGAAGAAAATTCAATTGCTGAAACACATCCAAACACATTCTAAGAGATTTTTCAGAAACCTAGCAACTTGGAAAATTCTGTGGTTTTACTTCAAAAGCACAGACAATGAAAAAAGAATCTCTGCCCCAAAAGGCAGCTCTGCTACTAAATTACAATCTCACACTTGAAAGCATGAAAACACAAGAATTGCGCCAGTAACATAGTGGAAAGATCAACACAGCATTTTCTCTCAGAATCAAACCTCTAACAGCCATTTCCCTCAAATGCCACACTGCAAATGCTTAAACATTTGAGAAGAATTTGCTggatgttagcaagtgtgaatAACTGAGAAGCCAAGGTCACAGAACTGAGCAGTGTCAGACTCAGTATCCAGATGTATCCAGATCCATTTCTAACAAGCACTTATAAATGTGCTCATTGGTTAAATAGCAGATTCAACTATCCATTCAACATGATGAAAATTAGTAAGTGAAAGTAATTACTATTCCACTTTTATGACAGTTTTCTAAAGACAGGTTAAGAAAACCAGAGTAACAGTCTTGTAACAGTTCAATAATATCTAACAATGGCCTTCCAGCCTGAAAGTTTTCAACAGTATAAATATCCATAAATGCAAAAATGAAATCCCCATATCACCTTTAGATAAAATACAAAGAACTAATTTTTAAACTCCTGTTACAAGTCACATAATGCATTGGAATCACATAGCTCTATGGAGTCTATTTGAACAATTATAACAGAATAAAGGCAATCAAAGTTTAAGTACCTCGATTCATAATTTCTAACAACCAACCCAAATACAGGAACACATGCATTCCTTTATTATAAGATTCCCATTATTT from Aphelocoma coerulescens isolate FSJ_1873_10779 chromosome 4, UR_Acoe_1.0, whole genome shotgun sequence encodes the following:
- the CLGN gene encoding calmegin isoform X4, encoding MCRDDRLGPAPAPALAAVSVLQITKMIFQWDWLCLGVLIISSVTAGTENEENLDADVEVENFDKQSQEADVDREKSSIEVVYQTPKPTGEVYFTETFDEGLSGWVLSVTLKEDMDDNVAKYDGRWEVEELKENAVPGDKGLVLKSVAKYHAISAMLTKAFFFDDKPLIVQYEVNFQKGIDCGGAYIKLLSSSNDLNLEYFFDKTPYTIMFGPDKCGEDYKLHFIFRHKNPKTGEYDEKHAERPDVDLKKFYLDKKTHLYTLVLKPDDTFEILIDQTVVSKGNLLENMIPPVNPSKEIEDPTDKKPDDWDERPKIPDPNAVKPDDWDEDEPAKIEDPDAVKPEGWLDDEPQYVPDPNARKPKDWDEEMDGEWEAPQIPNPKCETAPGCGEWVRPMKNNPKYKGKWRAPMIDNPNYQGIWSPRKIPNPDYFEDLHPFKMTTVSAIGLELWSMTSDIYFDNFIICSEKEVADRWAADSWGLKKLVASANEPGMFSQLVTAAEEHPWLWVLYILTLALPVGLSVLFCWPGKKSDEYIDFKKTDVSKQITKEELKEETEKYEDDELEEEKENEDTSEDERREMEETKRELIKDTKKMGREAPISEDEGEGGEDTYDDEEENEVPELIYDDEEENEIGDGSQEGDRSNKSDSEDEKKEADEGMGDNPLKSVRKRRVRKD
- the CLGN gene encoding calmegin isoform X1; translated protein: MTIFKVQRKITKMIFQWDWLCLGVLIISSVTAGTENEENLDADVEVENFDKQSQEADVDREKSSIEVVYQTPKPTGEVYFTETFDEGLSGWVLSVTLKEDMDDNVAKYDGRWEVEELKENAVPGDKGLVLKSVAKYHAISAMLTKAFFFDDKPLIVQYEVNFQKGIDCGGAYIKLLSSSNDLNLEYFFDKTPYTIMFGPDKCGEDYKLHFIFRHKNPKTGEYDEKHAERPDVDLKKFYLDKKTHLYTLVLKPDDTFEILIDQTVVSKGNLLENMIPPVNPSKEIEDPTDKKPDDWDERPKIPDPNAVKPDDWDEDEPAKIEDPDAVKPEGWLDDEPQYVPDPNARKPKDWDEEMDGEWEAPQIPNPKCETAPGCGEWVRPMKNNPKYKGKWRAPMIDNPNYQGIWSPRKIPNPDYFEDLHPFKMTTVSAIGLELWSMTSDIYFDNFIICSEKEVADRWAADSWGLKKLVASANEPGMFSQLVTAAEEHPWLWVLYILTLALPVGLSVLFCWPGKKSDEYIDFKKTDVSKQITKEELKEETEKYEDDELEEEKENEDTSEDERREMEETKRELIKDTKKMGREAPISEDEGEGGEDTYDDEEENEVPELIYDDEEENEIGDGSQEGDRSNKSDSEDEKKEADEGMGDNPLKSVRKRRVRKD
- the CLGN gene encoding calmegin isoform X2, with translation MTIFKVQRKITKMIFQWDWLCLGVLIISSVTAGTENEENLDADVEVENFDKQSQEADVDREKSSIEVVYQTPKPTGEVYFTETFDEGLSGWVLSVTLKEDMDDNVAKYDGRWEVEELKENAVPGDKGLVLKSVAKYHAISAMLTKAFFFDDKPLIVQYEVNFQKGIDCGGAYIKLLSSSNDLNLEYFFDKTPYTIMFGPDKCGEDYKLHFIFRHKNPKTGEYDEKHAERPDVDLKKFYLDKKTHLYTLVLKPDDTFEILIDQTVVSKGNLLENMIPPVNPSKEIEDPTDKKPDDWDERPKIPDPNAVKPDDWDEDEPAKIEDPDAVKPEGWLDDEPQYVPDPNARKPKDWDEEMDGEWEAPQIPNPKCETAPGCGEWVRPMKNNPKYKGKWRAPMIDNPNYQGIWSPRKIPNPDYFEDLHPFKMTTVSAIGLELWSMTSDIYFDNFIICSEKEVADRWAADSWGLKKLVASANEPGMFSQLVTAAEEHPWLWVLYILTLALPVGLSVLFCWPGKKSDEYIDFKKTDVSKQITKEELKEETEKYEDDELEEEKENEDTSEDERREMEETKRELIKDTKKMGREAPISEDEGEGGEDTYDDEEENEVPELIYDDEEENEIGDGSQEGDRSNKSDSEDEKEADEGMGDNPLKSVRKRRVRKD
- the CLGN gene encoding calmegin isoform X3, with protein sequence MIFQWDWLCLGVLIISSVTAGTENEENLDADVEVENFDKQSQEADVDREKSSIEVVYQTPKPTGEVYFTETFDEGLSGWVLSVTLKEDMDDNVAKYDGRWEVEELKENAVPGDKGLVLKSVAKYHAISAMLTKAFFFDDKPLIVQYEVNFQKGIDCGGAYIKLLSSSNDLNLEYFFDKTPYTIMFGPDKCGEDYKLHFIFRHKNPKTGEYDEKHAERPDVDLKKFYLDKKTHLYTLVLKPDDTFEILIDQTVVSKGNLLENMIPPVNPSKEIEDPTDKKPDDWDERPKIPDPNAVKPDDWDEDEPAKIEDPDAVKPEGWLDDEPQYVPDPNARKPKDWDEEMDGEWEAPQIPNPKCETAPGCGEWVRPMKNNPKYKGKWRAPMIDNPNYQGIWSPRKIPNPDYFEDLHPFKMTTVSAIGLELWSMTSDIYFDNFIICSEKEVADRWAADSWGLKKLVASANEPGMFSQLVTAAEEHPWLWVLYILTLALPVGLSVLFCWPGKKSDEYIDFKKTDVSKQITKEELKEETEKYEDDELEEEKENEDTSEDERREMEETKRELIKDTKKMGREAPISEDEGEGGEDTYDDEEENEVPELIYDDEEENEIGDGSQEGDRSNKSDSEDEKKEADEGMGDNPLKSVRKRRVRKD